The proteins below are encoded in one region of Hordeum vulgare subsp. vulgare chromosome 3H, MorexV3_pseudomolecules_assembly, whole genome shotgun sequence:
- the LOC123444325 gene encoding probable galacturonosyltransferase 15, which translates to MRLYIAAAATDDDDATKPPPPQQQKQLQAARRGCRSIVVTGLLAGVLLFRAALLAIETGASLCPSATGCSDWRAGLGHWLYGGDGAGDATEEFMKEWKRSHRVATLLDPVVVEAAPDSLDDLMAEMDTILASYDRLDMEAVVVKIMAMLLKMDRKVKSSRIKTLFNRHLASLGIPKSMHCLALRLAEEFAVNSAARSPVPLPQYAPRLTDASRIHVCIVTDNVLAAAVAVSSAVRASAGPSRLVFHVVTDKKSYVPMHSWFALHPVSPAVVEVKGLHQFDWRDGDAIASVMRTIDEVQRSSLDYHQLCDRSVEREYRRIEATKPSTFSILNYLKIHLPEFFPELSRVILLDDDVVVRKDLAGLWEQDLDGNIMGAVGAHRPGADGGICIEKTLGEHLNFSDPAVSSLGLDGSHCTWSWGATIIDLDAWRGANVTETYQLWLQKNRESGFRLWKVGSLPPALIAFDGRVRAIEPLWHLPGLGWRVPDDELLQLSAVLHFSGPRKPWLEVAFPELREMWLGHLDKSDSFLRGCGVVD; encoded by the exons ATGAGGCTGTACATCGCGGCGGCCgccaccgacgacgacgacgcgacgaagccgccgccgccgcagcagcaGAAGCAGCTGCAGGCGGCGCGGCGAGGTTGCCGCTCCATTGTGGTCACGGGCCTGCTGGCCGGCGTGCTCCTCTTCCGCGCCGCGCTCCTCGCCATCGAGACCGGCGCCTCCCTCTGCCCTTCCGCCACCG GTTGCTCGGACTGGAGGGCGGGGCTCGGGCACTGGCTCTACGGCGGCGACGGAGCCGGCGACGCGACGGAG GAATTTATGAAGGAGTGGAAGAGAAGCCACAGGGTAGCTACCCTGCTGGACCCCGTGGTGGTGGAAGCAGCACCGGATTCCTTGGACGATCTCATGGCGGAGATGGACACCATTCTGGCGTCCTATGATCGGCTTgacatggaagccgtggtggtcaAGATAATGGCCATG CTGCTGAAGATGGATCGGAAGGTCAAGTCATCAAGAATCAAAACGCTGTTCAACCGTCACCTGGCCTCGCTCGGCATCCCCAAGAGCATGCACTGCCTGGCGCTGCGGCTGGCCGAGGAGTTCGCGGTGAACTCCGCGGCCCGCTCCCCGGTGCCGCTGCCGCAGTACGCCCCTCGCCTCACCGACGCCTCTCGCATCCACGTCTGCATCGTCACCGACAACGTTCTTGCGGCCGCTGTCGCCGTGTCGTCCGCCGTCAGGGCCTCGGCCGGCCCGTCGAGGCTGGTGTTCCACGTCGTCACCGACAAGAAGAGCTACGTCCCCATGCACTCGTGGTTCGCGCTGCACCCGGTCTCTCCGGCGGTCGTCGAGGTCAAGGGCCTGCACCAGTTCGACTGGCGCGACGGCGATGCCATCGCCTCCGTCATGAGGACCATCGACGAGGTCCAGAGGAGCTCGCTGGATTACCACCAGCTGTGCGATCGATCGGTGGAGAGGGAGTACAGAAGGATTGAGGCCACCAAGCCAAGCACGTTTTCGATCCTCAACTATCTCAAAATCCATCTCCCAGAG TTCTTCCCGGAGCTCTCCAGGGTGATACTACTCGACGACGACGTCGTGGTGCGAAAGGATCTGGCCGGGCTATGGGAGCAGGACCTTGACGGGAACATCATGGGCGCGGTGGGCGCGCACCGACCCGGCGCAGACGGTGGCATCTGCATCGAGAAGACTCTCGGCGAGCACCTCAACTTCTCAGACCCTGCAGTGTCGTCGCTAGGCCTCGACGGTTCGCACTGCACCTGGTCTTGGGGCGCCACCATCATCGACCTCGACGCTTGGCGAGGAGCAAACGTCACCGAAACGTATCAGCTATGGCTGCAAAAG AATCGCGAGTCGGGGTTCAGACTGTGGAAGGTAGGATCGCTGCCGCCGGCACTGATAGCGTTCGACGGCCGGGTGCGGGCGATCGAGCCGCTGTGGCACCTGCCGGGCCTCGGCTGGCGCGTGCCCGACGACGAGCTGCTGCAGCTCTCCGCCGTCCTGCATTTCAGCGGGCCGCGGAAGCCGTGGCTGGAGGTGGCGTTcccggagctgcgggagatgtggctCGGGCACTTGGATAAGTCGGACAGCTTCCTACGAGGCTGTGGCGTGGTGGATTGA